Proteins encoded by one window of Danaus plexippus chromosome Z, MEX_DaPlex, whole genome shotgun sequence:
- the LOC116777894 gene encoding TBC1 domain family member 13 yields the protein MSLHKARIKLFEGILEKDVIDIEQLQKLAFNGVPEEKGLRSLVWKILLHYIPTEKNSWDTTLCKKRQLYQQFIDEIIVSPGGPTDHPLNMSPDSSWSTYFKDNEVLLQIDKDVRRLCPDISFFQSATEFPCSEIVNSNGVKRLHKRVEQSVLKYSTLERRGLGVAKLSNEIRRTDISSGDYTPLNEGCEAHWEVVERMLFLYAKLNPGQGYVQGMNEIIGPIYHTFACDANMEFRKYAESDCFFCFTNLMSEIRDFFIRTLDETESGINYMMGKLSDCLKKQDIAVWDRLKKQELRPQYYSFRWLTLLLSQEFSLPDVERIWDSLFADARRFDFLIFICCAMILLVRDNILNGDFASNVKLLQNFPPMDVTLILNKALEISYT from the exons atgagtTTACATAAAGCCAG gattaaattatttgaggGAATTCTGGAAAAAGATGTCATTGACATTGAACAGCTTCAAAAACTGGCTTTTAatg gtGTGCCAGAGGAAAAGGGTCTACGTTCACTGGTTTGGAAAATACTCCTTCATTACATTCCCACTGAAAAGAATTCATGGGACACAACACTCTGCAAGAAAAGACAACTGTATCAACAGTTcattg ATGAAATAATAGTCTCTCCAGGTGGACCGACCGATCATCCACTGAACATGAGTCCTGACAGCTCTTGGAGCACTTACTTCAAAGACAATGAGGTCCTCTTGCAAATTGACAAGGACGTGAGAAGACTGTGCCCAGACATATCTTTTTTCCAATCGGCAACCGAATTTCCTTGTTCGGAA ataGTTAATAGCAATGGTGTCAAACGTCTCCACAAGAGAGTTGAGCAATCTGTTCTTAAATATTCTACATTGGAGAGAAGGGGCCTGGGTGTTGCTAAG CTAAGCAATGAGATCAGACGTACAGATATATCAAGCGGTGACTATACTCCTCTGAATGAAGGATGCGAGGCGCATTGGGAGGTCGTCGAGCGGATGTTGTTCCTCTACGCCAAGCTGAACCCCGGCCAGGGCTATGTTCAGGGCATGAACGAGATCATCGGACCAATTTACCACACTTTCGCCTGTGATGCCAACATGGAATTCAGGA agtACGCTGAATCCGACTGCTTTTTCTGTTTCACAAACCTGATGTCAGAGATACGGGATTTCTTCATACGGACCTTGGATGAGACAGAGAGCGGTATCAACTATATGATGGGGAAGTTGAGTGATTGCTTGAAGAAACAGGACATTGCCGTGTGGGACAGGCTTAAGAAACAGGAACTGAGACCACAGTACTACAGCTTCAG atgGCTGACGTTGCTGTTGTCACAGGAGTTTTCTTTACCAGACGTTGAGAGGATCTGGGATTCTTTGTTTGCGGATGCGAGGAGATTTGatttccttatatttatttgctgtGCCATGATttt ACTGGTCCGTGACAACATTCTCAACGGCGACTTCGCGTCTAACGTAAAATTGCTTCAAAACTTTCCACCCATGGACGTAacattaatacttaataaggCCCTCGAGATATCGTATACGTAA